The stretch of DNA GAGGAAGAAATCGAGCGCAAATGATCGGCTATCTTGAAGTGGAATATTTAATTTATGATTCGCATTCTTTAAAAGAAAAGCGGGCGGTGCTCAAGCGGACAATGACCCGTTTAAAGCAAAGGTTAAATGTTTCCGTAGCCGAGATCGACCATCAGGACGTTTGGCAGCGTACCAAGCTTGCCGTTGTCACGGCCGCATCCTCCCGAAAAGCGGCGGAAAGAGAGCTGGAGAATGCCTTGCATTTTTTGGACTCTTTCCCCGAGTGGGAGCGTCTGGCGACTTCCTATGAATGGTTATAAAGAGGTGAAAAAAAATGAGTCTTCGTGCTAATCGTGTCAGCGAACAGATGAAAAAAGAGCTGACGGATATATTAAATCGCAAAGTAAAAGATCCGCGCATCGGTTTTATCACGGTGACAGATGTGGAAGTGACAGGAGATCTTCAGCAGGCGAAGGTGTACATTACTGTCCTTGGTGATGAACAGAAGCGTGAAGAAACACTAAAAGCTTTAACAAAAGCGAAAGGATTCATCCGTTCTGAAGTGGGGCAAAGAATCCGTCTTCGCAAAACTCCTGAATTATTATTCGAATTCGATGAATCGATTGCATACGGCAACCGCATCGAAACATTGCTTAGAGAGCTTGGCAGCGAGCCATCAGATCGCTCCTAAGCAAGCGCTGGATTATTAGGTCTCTGGCCTCTTGAGTGAATATTATATAGACTGTCCATATGCTTCACATCTATATATCATTCTTAAAGAGGCTTTAGACCTCTTTTTTTTACGGAAAATGGATGAAAGGAGAGGGGATGAATGGATGGCATTCTGCCGCTTTGGAAGGAAAAAGGAATGACCTCGCATGATTGTGTGTTCCGCCTGCGGAAAATTCTTCAAACCAAAAAAGTGGGGCACACCGGGACGCTGGATCCGGAAGTGGAGGGGGTATTGCCAATTTGCATTGGGCGCGCAACGAAGCTTTCTGAGTACATCATGAACACAGGAAAGACGTATATCGGGGAGGTCACGATCGGTGTTTCCACTACAACGGAAGATGCTTTTGGAGATATGGTGGAACAGCGGGCTGTCACTGAGCGCTTTTCAAGAGAAAAAATTGAACAGGTGCTGCAATCTTTAACGGGGGAAGTAGTCCAGACCCCGCCGATGTTTTCGGCCGTGAAAGTCCGCGGCAAACGCCTGTATGAGTATGCCCGGGAAGGAATTGAAGTCGAGCGCCCTTCAAGGAGAGTCATCATTCAATCACTGGAGCTGTTAGATGACCGCCAGGAATTTGCTGGGGAAACGGTGCGTTTTTCTTTTCGTGCTTCCTGCAGCAAAGGCACGTATATTCGGACTCTAGCCGTCATGATAGGGGAAAGGCTCGGCTATCCTGCCCATATGTCTAAGCTAGTGAGAACATCCTCAGGAGGCTTCAAGCAAGAGGATTGCTTGACGTTAAAAGAAGTGGAGGCTAGGCAAGAAAGCGGGGAGATTTCCTCCTTTCTTCATCCGTTGGAGGCGGGTGTTTCTCATTTGCCGAAATGGCTGATAAGTGATACATTAGCAGGGAAAGTGAAACACGGAGCGGTTCTTGCGCAGCCGTCCGATTGGCCGCAGGGAGAAAGGGAAGCGGCTGTATTTGAACAGGGCCATTTGCTGGCAATATATCAGCTCCATCCGACAAAGCCGGGAAAGGTAAAACCGGTGAAAGTATTGGCCGATTGATTGGGAAGAAGGTTGAAAAAGTGGAAATGATCATGTTGAACCATCCTCATCAGCTGAATAGAAATGAACTGCCGCCGCTTGTCATGGCTTTAGGGTTTTTTGACGGGGTGCATAAGGGGCATCAGCGTGTGATTGAGACAGCTGTCAGGAAGGCCGGGGAATGGCAGTTTAAAAGCGCTGTTATGACGTTTGATCCCCATCCTTCTGTCGTACTTGGACATAAGCATCGGCCCATTCAATATCTTACGCCTTTAGCAGAAAAGCAAAAAGTCATTCAGTCTTTGGGGGTCGATTATTTATTTGTTGTGCGCTTCACGTCCGACTTTGCCGCTTTAGAGCCTCAGCAATTCGTAGATGAATATATCATTAACCTCCATGTCAAGCATGTGGTAGCAGGATTTGACTATACATATGGAAATCTAGGAAAAGGGACGATGGAAACCATGCCTTTTCACGCGAGAGGCCTGTTTGAATCAACCACCGTCGATAAGCTTGAGTATCAAGATGAAAAAGTCAGTTCAACCAGAATTCGCAGGCTGATAAAAGAAGGAAAAGCAGAAGAAGCCACCTGCCTGCTTGGCCGGCCGTATCAAGCGGTGGGAACTGTCATTCATGGCGACAAGCGGGGGGGAAGCAAGCTAGGCTTTCCCACTGCTAATATTGATGTTGATGATGATTACTTGATCCCTAAAACGGGCGTCTATGCTGTAAAGATCAAGGTCAAAGGGGAGTGGCATCCAGGCGTTTGCAATATTGGCTATCGTCCGACTTTCAAGAATCCAGAAGAAACATGTTTATCCATTGAAGTGCATATTTTAGGATTCCGCCACTCCATTTACGGGGAAGAAGTAGCGGTGCAATGGCATGCTTATTTGCGCGGTGAAAAGAAATTTGACAGCGTTGCGTCATTGATTAAGCAAATTGAACAAGATAAGCAGGCGGCTATGCAGTATTTCGCTGTTACCTCGTAAAAGATATTGCATATCATCTGTTTCTTTGCTATGATAGTAAATGCGTTATTTGAACCTTTGCTTGGCATTACGCCGCTCCGACGTATGCTCAGTAACAGGGGATTTGATAAAATAAGGAGGAATTACAAATGGCATTAACACAAGAACGCAAGAACGAAATCATCAACGAATTTAAAACACACGAGAGTGATACAGGTTCTCCAGAAGTACAAATCGCTGTGCTTACAGAACAAATCAACATTTTAAACGAACATTTACGTACTCATAAGAAAGACCATCATTCACGTCGCGGTCTTTTGAAAATGGTAGGTCGCCGTCGTAACTTGTTAACATACCTTCGCAATAAAGATGTGCAACGTTACCGTGAATTAATTCAAAAACTTGGCTTACGTCGATAAGCAATTCAAGAAGCGGGATTTTTCCCGCTTTTTTATTAGGAGAAAAATGGTTGGGATTTGCTTCCATGTAATGATAAAAACAATGATTAACTTATGTTCATGAAGTAAATAATACATAAGATGGATAAATTCAATGTTTTAGCTTTGCATGCATTGCAACGAGTGTTATGCTAATAATTAGGGTTGAAAATTATTAACTTTTATTGATATAGAGAGGGGTTCATTTATGGAGCAAGGGAAACAAACATTTTCCATAGAATGGGCAGGCCGGCAGCTGACTGTTGAAGTCGGCGAGGTTGCTAAACAGGCAAACGGAGCGGCGCTCATCCGCTATGGAGATACCGTCGTATTGAGCACAGCGACAGCGTCGAAGGAAGCAAAAGCTGTCGACTTTTTTCCATTAACAGTGAATTATGAAGAGCGATTATATGCCGTAGGGAAAATCCCAGGCGGATTTATTAAAAGAGAAGGCCGTCCGAGTGAGAAAGCAACATTAGCGAGCCGGTTAATTGACCGTCCGATCCGTCCGCTGTTTGCTGATGGCTTCCGCAATGAAGTACAAGTGATCAGCATGGTCATGAGTGTCGACCAGGACTGCTCTCCGGAAATGGCCGCCATGTTCGGTTCATCACTGGCGCTTTGCATTTCCGATATTCCGTTTGAAGGTCCGATTGCCGGCGTGGTGGTTGGCCGGATCGACGACCAATTTGTTATTAATCCTACAGTGGAACAGATGGAAAAGAGCGATATGAACTTAACTGTGGCCGGAACGAAAGAAGCGATTAACATGGTAGAAGCCGGCGCCAATGAAGTTCCGGAAGAGGTCATGCTTGAAGCAATTATGTTCGGCCATGAGGAGATCAAACGGCTCATTGCCTTCCAGGAAGAGATCGTTAGTAAAGTCGGGAAAGAAAAGTTAGAAATAGAATTGTATGAAGTGGATGAGGCGATTGAGCAGCAGGTTCGCAGCCTGTGCGAACAGGAACTGCTTCAAGCGATTCAAGTCCAGGAAAAACATGCCCGCGAAGAAGCCATTCAAGAAGTGAAGAATGAAGTTATGGACAAATTCACAGCGGAGGAAGCGGATGAGGATACACTGAAACAAGTGGCTCAAACGCTGGACAAGCTAGTAAAAGAAGAAGTTCGCCGCTTAATCACAATGGAGAAAATCCGGCCGGACGGGCGCAAAATTGATGAAATTCGCCCGCTTTCTTCAGCTGTCGGCATTCTTCCGCGCACACACGGTTCCGGCATGTTTACTCGCGGACAAACGCAAGTGCTGAGCATCTGTACATTAGGTGCATTGGGAGATGTGCAAATTCTTGATGGACTGGGTGTAGAGGAATCGAAGCGATTTATGCATCATTATAATTTCCCATCATTCAGCGTAGGAGAAACGCGCCCGCTAAGAGCGCCGGGCCGCCGTGAAATCGGTCACGGAGCGCTTGGAGAACGGGCGTTAGAACCGATTGTTCCGAGTGAAAAGGAATTCCCTTACACGATCCGGTTAGTTTCCGAAGTGCTGGAGTCAAACGGCTCTTCTTCGCAAGCCAGTATTTGTGCGAGCACGATGGCGATGATGGATGCGGGTGTGCCAATTAAAGCACCGGTAGCCGGAATTGCGATGGGGCTGGTAAAATCAGGTGAAAACTACACCGTTTTAACGGATATTCAAGGAATGGAAGACCATTTAGGGGATATGGACTTTAAGGTTGCCGGCACGTCGAAAGGCGTTACTGCGCTGCAAATGGACATTAAAATTTCAGGTTTAAACCGTGAAATTCTTGAAGAAGCCTTGCAGCAGGCTAAAGCAGGGCGCATGCAAATTTTAGAGCATATGATGACCATTATTTCCGAACCGCGGAAAGAGCTGTCCACCTATGCTCCGAAAATTTTAACAATGACGATTAATCCTGATAAAATCCGAGATGTCATCGGACCAAGCGGCAAGCAAATTAACAAGATTATTGAAGAAACAGGAGTTAAAATCGATATTGAGCAAGACGGAACTATTTTTATCTCCTCCGTCGATGCCGCTAAAAATAACGAAGCCAAGAAAATTATTGAAGACATCGTACGTGAAGTGGAAGTTGGACAAATGTATTTGGGAACCGTCAAACGCATTGAGAAATTCGGCACATTTGTAGAATTATTCCCTGGAAAAGACGGCCTCGTTCATATTTCTGAATTAGCCGAAGAACGGGTGAGAAAAGTCGAAGATGTCGTGTCTCTTGGTGATCAGCTTCTCGTGAAGGTAATTGGAATTGACGACCAAGGGCGAGTAAACCTTTCTCGCAAAGCGGTATTGAAAGAACAGAAAGAACAGAAAGAACAAGAAGAAAAACAGCAGCAATCTAAATAATTGGAGGCTGTCTTATAAGAGCGGGGCTATTCCATTGCGAGTGAATAATAGTGTTTTGCCAATTCATAAATACTATTGCTCAGCAGCAGAGGATGTCCGGCTCTTTGTTTTTTATAAGATCCCTGCTGATAAAGAAGGAAGAGAGGCACGAGAAGCCGGAGCGTAAGATCATGGCCATCTATGCCCGGTCCTAGCCTTTTTTTCTTCTGTTCAACAGAGGAGGAAAAGACTCCCTGGTTTAAGGATTTGCTTTATATGCAGGCACAGCTTGCTGCTTATCCAAGTTCTACTTCCTGAGAGCCATTCATAATTTTAAATGGACGGGAGGAGGTATGGACAATGTCAGCTATTAAACATATGATAGGTATATTGATTATAGTGTCAGGTGTTCTGCTGCTTGTTGAAAGGACAGCAGTCGGTACGTATATTGATCAATTGAAGAACGAAGCCGTCACCGTGCAAAGCTCAGTTTCATCGCTGAGAAGCAAGATCGGGCAAGAGGCAAAAAAGCGTTATGTTGAAGCGCAGGACGCCAAGATCGATCGGGTGTGGAAAGCGATTCCTGGCTATAACGGCCTTGAGGTCGATAGGGAAAAATCCTATAAAATCATGAAGAAAAACGGCGCCTTCTCACCAAAATATTTAGTTTACAAGCAAGTATCTCCCAAGCGCCATTTAGATGATTTGCCTCCTTCACCCATCTACCGGGGACATCCAGATAAACCGATGGTCAGCTTTGGCATTAATGTAGCTTGGGGAGAAGAATACTTGCCAAAGATGCTGGCAGTATTGAAAAAACATCGTATTCATGCTACATTTTTTTTCGAAGGACGCTGGGTGAAAAAGCATCCTGAATTGGCAAAGATGATCATAAAAGCCGGGCATGAAGGGGGCAATCACTCGTATTCTCATCCGGATATGGGCGTGTTAAGTGCCCGCCAAACCCGGGAAGAAATGATCAAGACCAATGATGTGCTTGAAGCAACCATCAATGTAAAACCTTCATTATTTGCTCCTCCAAGCGGCAGCTTCGCGGATCAGACGGTCAAAGAGGCTGACAAGCTGGGGATGCGAACCATTTTGTGGACGGTTGATACAATTGATTGGCGAAAGCCCGCTCCGGATGAATTGATTAACAGGGTGATGAGTAAGATCCATCCGGGAGCTATTATATTAATGCATCCAACCCATTCCTCATCCGCTTCATTGGATATGCTCATTCAAGAAATAAAGGCGAAACAGCTAAAAATCGATACGGTGTCCAACTTGTTAAGTGAGACGCGTGTGCATACAGAATACAGCCATTAACATAGAACAGGAGATGCTTTTTTCTGCAGCTAGAATAGGAGGATTATTTTGATAAAGAAATTCACATGCGATAATGGTGTAAGAATAGTAATGGAAGAAATTCCAACCGTCCGATCCGCGGCTATAGGCATATGGATCGCGACTGGTTCAAGAGATGAAACATTGGAAAACAACGGGATTTCTCATTTTCTTGAACATATGTTTTTTAAAGGAACAGAAACGAAGACAGCGAAAGAGATAGCTGAGAGCTTTGACAGCATTGGCGGTCAAGTCAATGCGTTTACCTCTAAAGAATACACCTGCTACTATGCAAAGGTTCTTGATAATCATGCGGAATATGCATTAGAAACGCTGGCCGATATGTTTTTTAACTCTGCTTTTGATCAAGAGGAAATGACCAAAGAGAAAAAAGTGGTAGCAGAGGAAATAAAGATGTACGAGGATACACCGGATGATATTGTGCATGATTTGCTGAGCAAAGCTGTCTATAAGAATCATTCTCTCGGTTATCCCATACTTGGAAACGAAGAAACATTAGCCAGCTTTACTAGAGAGAAATTAAAACAATATATGTATGATATGTATACTCCTGAGCGTGTTGTGATTTCCATTGCCGGAAATGTGAGGGAAGAGCTAGTGAATAAGGCGGATTCTTTATTTGGCCAATACGAAGGCGGAAGCCGGCCAGCGGGGCAATCGGCTCCCGAATTTTTCAGCCATAAAGTATCCCGAAAGAAAGAAACGGAACAGGCTCATCTCTGCTTAGGATTTGAAGGGCTGCCAATCGGCCATCAAGATATATACAGCTTGGTCGCTTTAAATAATATTGTAGGAGGCAGTATGTCTTCACGTCTCTTTCAGGAAGTGAGAGAGCAGCGCGGCCTCGCTTATTCCGTTTTTTCTTATCATTCTTCTTTTCAAGACAGCGGCCTTGTTACGATCTACGGCGGAACGGGCGCTGACCAATTGGACCAGCTGTTTGAGACGATTCAAGAAACGCTTGCAACCTTACTGCGTACTGGCGTTACAGTGAAGGAGCTTCGAAACAGCAAAGAGCAATTAAAGGGAAGCTTGGTGCTCAATCTTGAAAGCACAAGCAGCCGCATGAGCCGAAACGGCAAAAATGAACTGATATTGAAAAAGCACCGCCCCCTTGATGAAGTGGTCCGCTTGATTGATGAAGTCTCTCTTGAAAGCGTTAATAAAATGGCTCAACGCCTGTTTAATAAGGATTTCTCAGCTGCTCTTATCAGTCCGGATGGAAAGTTGCCGGTTTCATTATAAATAAGCGCAAGCTCTTGCTGCATAGAAGCAAGAGCTTTTTTGTATGAGTGGAAAAGAGAAATTCACAACCGAGACAATCACCTAAATGAATTTTTGTCATAGAATATAGAAGTGAGCTGGAGATCAACAATAAGAAGGATGGTGAAGCCGATGCTTACAGGCCTTCAACTGGCTGTGCTGGGAGGGGATGCACGCCAGCTTGAGATTATTCGGAAATTAACAGAGCTCGACGCGAAAATTTATTTAGCCGGTTTTGACCAATTAGAGCAAAGTTTCACCGGAGCTGTCAAAGAAAATATAGAAGATATTCCTTTTGAAGAAATAGATGCCGTTTTGCTTCCGGTTGCCGGATTGCAGCCTGGCGGAAAAATTGAGACCGTTTTTTCAAATCATGATTTGCGTTTGACGAAAGAGATAATAGAAAGAACCCCTGAGCATTGTACGATCTTTACCGGTATCAGCCCGTCTGCATTGACTCAGCTGGCCGAACAAACAGAGCGGCGCCTCATCCGGCTGTTCGATCGGGATGATGTCGCTATCTACAATTCAATTCCAACAGCCGAAGGTGCGGTGATGTTGGCGATTCAACATACAGATTTCACCATTCACGGTTCAACTGTAGCTGTGATCGGCATGGGAAGAGTAGGGATGAGTGTGGCCAGAACATTTAAGAATTTAGGAGCAAAGGTGAAGGTCGGTGCAAGAAAGAGTGAACACTTGGCGCGTGCGGTTGAAATGGGACTTGAGCCCTTTCATATTTCAAGATTGGCTGAAGAAGCAGAGTCCGCTGATATCATGATTAATACGGTCCCTACATTAGTGATCACAGCTCCTGCAATTGCAAGAATGCAGCCGCATACACTCATCCTTGATCTGGCTTCAAAGCCGGGAGGCACGGACTTTGAATACGCGGAGAAAAGGGGCATCAAAGCGATTTTAGCTTTAGGGCTTCCGGGGTTAGTTGCTCCGAAAACGGCTGGACAAATTTTAGCGGGAGTGCTGGCAGAGCTGCTGAAAACAGAAGATTCCAAATGAAAGGGGAAAACGATCATGACCTTGCAGGGAAAGAGAATTGGCTTTGGCATTACGGGTTCGCATTGCACGTACAGCGAGATTTTTCCTCAAATTGAGAAGCTTGTTCATATGGGAGCTGATGTTATTCCTATCGTCACAGCAACAGTGAAGAATACCGGCACTCGCTTTGGCAAACCGGGTGAATGGGTGGAGAAAATTGAAGAAGCAACCGCCAGAAAGGTCATTGATTCCATTGAAAGCGCAGAGCCGCTCGGACCGAAGATGCCGCTTGATTGCATGGTCGTTGCGCCAATAACAGGAAACTCCTTAAGCAAGCTGGCCAATGCCCTGACGGATTCTCCCGTATTGATGGCAGCTAAAGCAACGATGCGGACTCACAGGCCGGTCGTTCTAGGCATCTCAACGAATGACGCACTCGGTTTAAACGGACAGAACATCATGAAATTGCTGGCTACAAAGAATATTTATTTTGTTCCGTTCGGCCAAGATAATCCGCATCAAAAGCCGAATTCTATGGTGGCCAGCATGGACCGTTTAACCGACACAGTTGAGGCGGCTTTAGCCGGAAAACAGCTGCAGCCTGTCATTATTGAGAAATTTCGAGAGGAAACTTAAAAGTCTTCTTGACTTTATATGAGGATAATAAAAGAGCGGGACTTTGAAAGCACGGTCTCCGCTCACACCATTCTTATGCCTTATGTGCCATTAGCCTGTTGCCAATACTTTCTGCAAAGTTTTCACGGAACCGGACAATTTGCTCTTCTTTTCAAACATGAATATGTTAAAATAGTAGCTATTAA from Bacillus xiapuensis encodes:
- a CDS encoding DUF503 domain-containing protein, which translates into the protein MIGYLEVEYLIYDSHSLKEKRAVLKRTMTRLKQRLNVSVAEIDHQDVWQRTKLAVVTAASSRKAAERELENALHFLDSFPEWERLATSYEWL
- the rbfA gene encoding 30S ribosome-binding factor RbfA, with translation MSLRANRVSEQMKKELTDILNRKVKDPRIGFITVTDVEVTGDLQQAKVYITVLGDEQKREETLKALTKAKGFIRSEVGQRIRLRKTPELLFEFDESIAYGNRIETLLRELGSEPSDRS
- the truB gene encoding tRNA pseudouridine(55) synthase TruB translates to MDGILPLWKEKGMTSHDCVFRLRKILQTKKVGHTGTLDPEVEGVLPICIGRATKLSEYIMNTGKTYIGEVTIGVSTTTEDAFGDMVEQRAVTERFSREKIEQVLQSLTGEVVQTPPMFSAVKVRGKRLYEYAREGIEVERPSRRVIIQSLELLDDRQEFAGETVRFSFRASCSKGTYIRTLAVMIGERLGYPAHMSKLVRTSSGGFKQEDCLTLKEVEARQESGEISSFLHPLEAGVSHLPKWLISDTLAGKVKHGAVLAQPSDWPQGEREAAVFEQGHLLAIYQLHPTKPGKVKPVKVLAD
- the ribF gene encoding bifunctional riboflavin kinase/FAD synthetase, with amino-acid sequence MEMIMLNHPHQLNRNELPPLVMALGFFDGVHKGHQRVIETAVRKAGEWQFKSAVMTFDPHPSVVLGHKHRPIQYLTPLAEKQKVIQSLGVDYLFVVRFTSDFAALEPQQFVDEYIINLHVKHVVAGFDYTYGNLGKGTMETMPFHARGLFESTTVDKLEYQDEKVSSTRIRRLIKEGKAEEATCLLGRPYQAVGTVIHGDKRGGSKLGFPTANIDVDDDYLIPKTGVYAVKIKVKGEWHPGVCNIGYRPTFKNPEETCLSIEVHILGFRHSIYGEEVAVQWHAYLRGEKKFDSVASLIKQIEQDKQAAMQYFAVTS
- the rpsO gene encoding 30S ribosomal protein S15, with the protein product MALTQERKNEIINEFKTHESDTGSPEVQIAVLTEQINILNEHLRTHKKDHHSRRGLLKMVGRRRNLLTYLRNKDVQRYRELIQKLGLRR
- the pnp gene encoding polyribonucleotide nucleotidyltransferase, with amino-acid sequence MEQGKQTFSIEWAGRQLTVEVGEVAKQANGAALIRYGDTVVLSTATASKEAKAVDFFPLTVNYEERLYAVGKIPGGFIKREGRPSEKATLASRLIDRPIRPLFADGFRNEVQVISMVMSVDQDCSPEMAAMFGSSLALCISDIPFEGPIAGVVVGRIDDQFVINPTVEQMEKSDMNLTVAGTKEAINMVEAGANEVPEEVMLEAIMFGHEEIKRLIAFQEEIVSKVGKEKLEIELYEVDEAIEQQVRSLCEQELLQAIQVQEKHAREEAIQEVKNEVMDKFTAEEADEDTLKQVAQTLDKLVKEEVRRLITMEKIRPDGRKIDEIRPLSSAVGILPRTHGSGMFTRGQTQVLSICTLGALGDVQILDGLGVEESKRFMHHYNFPSFSVGETRPLRAPGRREIGHGALGERALEPIVPSEKEFPYTIRLVSEVLESNGSSSQASICASTMAMMDAGVPIKAPVAGIAMGLVKSGENYTVLTDIQGMEDHLGDMDFKVAGTSKGVTALQMDIKISGLNREILEEALQQAKAGRMQILEHMMTIISEPRKELSTYAPKILTMTINPDKIRDVIGPSGKQINKIIEETGVKIDIEQDGTIFISSVDAAKNNEAKKIIEDIVREVEVGQMYLGTVKRIEKFGTFVELFPGKDGLVHISELAEERVRKVEDVVSLGDQLLVKVIGIDDQGRVNLSRKAVLKEQKEQKEQEEKQQQSK
- a CDS encoding polysaccharide deacetylase family protein; the protein is MSAIKHMIGILIIVSGVLLLVERTAVGTYIDQLKNEAVTVQSSVSSLRSKIGQEAKKRYVEAQDAKIDRVWKAIPGYNGLEVDREKSYKIMKKNGAFSPKYLVYKQVSPKRHLDDLPPSPIYRGHPDKPMVSFGINVAWGEEYLPKMLAVLKKHRIHATFFFEGRWVKKHPELAKMIIKAGHEGGNHSYSHPDMGVLSARQTREEMIKTNDVLEATINVKPSLFAPPSGSFADQTVKEADKLGMRTILWTVDTIDWRKPAPDELINRVMSKIHPGAIILMHPTHSSSASLDMLIQEIKAKQLKIDTVSNLLSETRVHTEYSH
- a CDS encoding M16 family metallopeptidase; this encodes MIKKFTCDNGVRIVMEEIPTVRSAAIGIWIATGSRDETLENNGISHFLEHMFFKGTETKTAKEIAESFDSIGGQVNAFTSKEYTCYYAKVLDNHAEYALETLADMFFNSAFDQEEMTKEKKVVAEEIKMYEDTPDDIVHDLLSKAVYKNHSLGYPILGNEETLASFTREKLKQYMYDMYTPERVVISIAGNVREELVNKADSLFGQYEGGSRPAGQSAPEFFSHKVSRKKETEQAHLCLGFEGLPIGHQDIYSLVALNNIVGGSMSSRLFQEVREQRGLAYSVFSYHSSFQDSGLVTIYGGTGADQLDQLFETIQETLATLLRTGVTVKELRNSKEQLKGSLVLNLESTSSRMSRNGKNELILKKHRPLDEVVRLIDEVSLESVNKMAQRLFNKDFSAALISPDGKLPVSL
- the dpaA gene encoding dipicolinic acid synthetase subunit A; the protein is MLTGLQLAVLGGDARQLEIIRKLTELDAKIYLAGFDQLEQSFTGAVKENIEDIPFEEIDAVLLPVAGLQPGGKIETVFSNHDLRLTKEIIERTPEHCTIFTGISPSALTQLAEQTERRLIRLFDRDDVAIYNSIPTAEGAVMLAIQHTDFTIHGSTVAVIGMGRVGMSVARTFKNLGAKVKVGARKSEHLARAVEMGLEPFHISRLAEEAESADIMINTVPTLVITAPAIARMQPHTLILDLASKPGGTDFEYAEKRGIKAILALGLPGLVAPKTAGQILAGVLAELLKTEDSK
- a CDS encoding dipicolinate synthase subunit B, with product MTLQGKRIGFGITGSHCTYSEIFPQIEKLVHMGADVIPIVTATVKNTGTRFGKPGEWVEKIEEATARKVIDSIESAEPLGPKMPLDCMVVAPITGNSLSKLANALTDSPVLMAAKATMRTHRPVVLGISTNDALGLNGQNIMKLLATKNIYFVPFGQDNPHQKPNSMVASMDRLTDTVEAALAGKQLQPVIIEKFREET